The DNA sequence CACGGGCCTGCCGGGCCGTGGCGTGGCAGCCCCGTCGGGCGACTCCGCCTCGGATATCCCGGCACTGGCGATGATGGTGATCAGCCGACTCGCGCGCTCGGCCATCTGCTCCGCGCTCTGCTCGGGGTGCCGGATCCACCAGGTGATCATGGCGCCGACCATCCCCATCCAGCCCTGGGTAAGCACACCGATGTCCTGCGGATCGCGCAGCTGCGTGGCCGCGCTCCCGACCGCGGCCACGCCCTGACCGGCCAGGGCGGCGAGCCGCATTCTGGCGACCCGGGCCGCGGCAAGTGCTTCGCTGTCCTCGGGCAGGGTCTGATCCCAGATGACCAGCCAGTCCGACGGACGCGGCGCGAGGGCCTGAAAGACAGCCTGCAGCACAGCTCGCGGCAACGCGAGTGTGGGCGGGGCGGCCTCCATTGCCGCCTCGATGTGATCGCCCACGATTGCTCCCGCGCGCTGTACACACGCGACATAGAGCTGCTCCTTGGACCCGAAATACGCCAGCACCATGGGCTTGGACACTCCGACGGCCGACGCCACCGCGGCCAGGGACATGCCCGCATACCCACTGCGGCCGAACTCCTGACATGCGGCATCCAGGATCTGTTGCTCCCGCTCGGCGCGGGGCATGCCCTTGGTACCTGCCCGTGTCACCAGTCCCTTCTACCAGTTTCGAGCCACCCAGGGCCAAGTATGAGTGTGCCCCGCATCATAGTAGACCGATCGGTGTGATGTTGATATGACCGACTGTTAAATTAACGATCGGCCAGTTAACGTCAACGCTCACCAACCGGATCAATGAGGAGCTGGAATGCGTGGCGCGTGGGTGTATCTGGTATCTATTGCGATCCTCTGTATCGCCGGGGGCTACATAGCCCATCTACGGCTCAGCGACATCCCAGACCCTGCGATCGGCCATTCGTTCAAGCCGCCGTCGATCGGCAAGCCACGCGAAAAGGTTGTCGAGTACCGACTTAACGGACCGATCGGTGCCACCGTCGCCGCGTCCTATCTCGATACCGACGGCACCGTGCGCGAGGTATCGGGCACCCTCCCCTGGCAAACCACCCTGCGCACGGGGCAGCTCACCATCCCCACCGGCGTGGTCGCCCAGGCCACCGCTGGCCAGATGTCCTGCAGCATCACGATCAACGGCGAGGTCCGTGACGAAAAGTCTTCCGACTCATCGGCCGTCTCCTGCCAGGTGGTAGTGGCGTGAACATCCACAACAACCGGCGCCCCCTGCTCGCCCGCCTGATGTACAGGTTCTCCCTGCCCGTCATCGTGCTGTGGCTCGCCGCAGCCGGAGCACTCAACCTCGCTGTCCCCCAGCTGGAGACGGTGATCAAGGGGCACGCCCGCTCGTTCCTACCCGATGATGCCGCCTCCGTTCAGGCGATCGTCAAGATGGGCAACTACTTCGGCGGAGCCGGCACCAACAACTTCGTCTACCTGCTCCTCGAGGGCGATGCCCCGTTGGGAACCGAAGCGCACCAGTATTACTCGTCGATCCTGAGCCGGATCAACCAAGACAAGAAGCACGTCAACTCCTCCATGGACCTGTGGTCCAACCCGCAGTTCGCCCCGGCCAACGAGAGCGCGGACGGCAAGGCCGCCTATGTCCTGATTAACCTGTCCGGCAACATGGGGACGGCGCTGGCCATGGAATCCACCCAGGCCATTCGCGACATCATCGCCGAATATCCTCCACCCAAAGGAATTACCGCACACCTCACCGGGCCGTCCGCGGTAGTCAACGACGAGCTGGTCTCGATCAACGATTCGATCCTGCTGTTGCTGATCTCGTGCGGCTTGTTGGTTGGCGCCATCTTGCTCCTGGTGTACCGCAACCCGATAACCATCGCCATGCCGCTGCTGGTCGCGGGCGCGGGGCTCGGCGTCGGACGGCCCATCGTCGCGTTCCTCGGCGAACACCAAGTCATCGGGGTGTCGATCTTCGCCTCCGCACTCCTGGCGGTGATCGTGCTGGGGGCCGGAATCGATTACGGCATATTTCTGCTCGGCAGATATCAGGAAGCTCGCCGCGCCGGAGAAGATCCGGAATCGGCCTACTACACGGCCCTGGCCGGGGTCCAGCACATCATCATTGCCTCGGGGCTCACCGTTGCCGGCGCCACCGCGTGCATGGTCTTCACCCGCCTGGCGATCTTCAGCACCTCGGGACTGCCGTGCACCATCGCGGTCATTGTCACGCTGGCCGCCGCGCTGACCCTCGGCCCCGCACTCCTTGGCCTGGGCAGCCGGCTCGGTTACTTCGAGCCGCGCCAAGAGAAGTCACAGCGCCGGTGGCGACGCATCGCCACCTACGTGGTGCGCTGGCCGGGCCCGGTGCTCGCGGGCAGCTTGGCCGTGCTCGCGCTGGCACTGTTGGTCATTCCAGGATTTCGGCCTAGCTTTAACGAGCAGGCCGCACAGCCCAGTGACTCTCCCGCGAATCTGGGCTTCGCCGCGTCGGACCGCCACCTGCCGCCAAACATCATGGCCCCCAGTCTTTTCCTGATCGAGTCTGACCATGACATGCGCAATTCAGGGGACATGATCGCGCTGGCGAAGCTGTCCAATGCGGTGCTGAACATCCCTGGTATCAACAATGTGCAGGGCATCACGCGCCCGCTCGGCGCCCCGTTGGACCAAGGGGCACTTACCTCGCAGGCCGGATACATCGGTGGGCGGCTGACCCAGATGACCAATCTACTCAGCCAGCGCATCACCGATCTCACTGCACTCAGTGGCCGGGTCGGGCAGCTTTCGCTCACCGTCAAGGGCCTGGAGCAGGCGCTGCAGAACGGGACCCGCGGTGCGACCCAGATCCAGGCGGGCGCGACCGAATTGCGCACCAGCCTGGCCGCCGTGGTCCAGAAGGTGGACACGCTGCGCGAGACCGCCAGACCCGCCGAGGACTTCGTGGGCTCGATTCCGAACTGCCGGGACAACGAGTATTGCCAGGCCGCACTCACCGGGTTCTCGCTGTTCGATGACTTGCACCGTTTTGACAGCCTCGTTGGCAATCTCGTGAACGGAACCGGGGCCCTGGCGCAGACGTTGCCTCAACTCGGCGCTCAGCTTTCGGGATTGAAGGCGTTCATCGCTCAGGTCAATGCGGTTACCGTCCCGCTGCAGAGCACATTGCAGGTCCTGGTCCCTCAGGTCACCGAAATCACACAATTCACCGACGAGCTCAGCAAGAGCTTCGCGGCGGGTGACCCGGGGTCGTCGTTCTTCCTGCCCAGTCAGGCATTCGACAACCCGCTCTTCAAGAACGCGATGCCGTTCTTCTTCTCCACCGACGGCAAGGTGACCCGGATGATCGTCACACCGGATATGGAGGGATTCAGCCGCGAGGCAATGGACCTGAGCGCCAAGATCATTCCGACCGCACTACAGGCGATGAAGAACACCTCCCTGGCTGGCAGCACGGTGAGTATCGGGGGCCCGGGCGGCACCCTGCTCAACATCGAGGCATTCACGCGAGAGGACTTCATCACCAGCGTGGTGGCGGCATTCGCGTTCGTGTTCTGCGTGGTGCTGATCCTGCTGCGCAGCCTCGTTGCCGCGATCGCGGTCATCGGCACGGTGGCGCTGTCCTACCTGTCCGCGTTGGGCCTAGCCATATTCGTCTGGCAGGACATCATCGGCAATCCGCTGCACTGGTCAGTGGCTCCGCTGTCGTTTGTCTTCCTTGTCGCGGTGGGTGCCGACTACAACATGCTGTTGGTGGCCAGGTTCCGCGAGGAGATGTACGCCGGTATCAAGACAGGCATCATCCGCTCGATGGCCAACACCGGAGGTGTGGTCACCATCGCGGGATTGGTGTTCGGATTCACCATGTTCGCGATGATCGCCGGCTATGCGCACAACATCGCCCAGCTCGGCACGACCGTCGGTCTGGGTCTGCTGCTGGATACATTGATCGTGCGATCGTTCGTAATCCCCTCCATCGCAACACTGCTGGGTCGCTGGTTCTGGTGGCCCGTGGTGGTGCACGACAGAGCCACCTGTCGCGACGCGATCCCACACAGCGCTCACTCCGCGGACGCGCCTGATCGTGGTCGGCTCGTGACCACCGGAGGCAGGTAAGCCATAAATGTGCAGCTGCGACATATCGACAACCGTTGGGCCTCATACATCACTGGAGATGCACCTCGGCACAGGACGTCTCATACGTGGCAGATATGAGCTGAACCTTGGCCCCCTGAGGGTTCGCGTCGTCACACCGCACGCTTCGAATCACGGATAAGTGCCATGCACACGGGAGCCGGGTTCGCCGCAGTGCTTCTGTTATTGGTGGTGGTAGCGCTGTGGGCGACGGGTGGTGGCGGATCGATGAGCTACTACCAGCGCGAAGTGGACCGCATGATGCGCAAGCAATCACGACAAGAGAAGGCGGATAGGGCAGCCAGGACCCACCGTACGCGGTTGCGTCGCTGGGCAGGGCGCGTCAATCCCACCCGGATGTGCCGGTGGAGAAAGAAGCCACGCGATACCGCGTGACGCCGTCACGCCCGCGGGTGTGCCTGATCGTGGACGGCCCGGAGGCGCGCCACGGTGACATGGGTGTATAGCTGAGTGGTG is a window from the Mycobacteroides salmoniphilum genome containing:
- a CDS encoding TetR family transcriptional regulator yields the protein MTRAGTKGMPRAEREQQILDAACQEFGRSGYAGMSLAAVASAVGVSKPMVLAYFGSKEQLYVACVQRAGAIVGDHIEAAMEAAPPTLALPRAVLQAVFQALAPRPSDWLVIWDQTLPEDSEALAAARVARMRLAALAGQGVAAVGSAATQLRDPQDIGVLTQGWMGMVGAMITWWIRHPEQSAEQMAERASRLITIIASAGISEAESPDGAATPRPGRPVRGSGSGQPLNAAFDLFGRRWAILALWELRSGTKTFSELRRAMGGTGEVSSGVLTTRLDELTAAHIVRSRDGEYSLTAVGKALLVALAPLELWARAWSVSVR
- a CDS encoding MmpS family transport accessory protein, giving the protein MRGAWVYLVSIAILCIAGGYIAHLRLSDIPDPAIGHSFKPPSIGKPREKVVEYRLNGPIGATVAASYLDTDGTVREVSGTLPWQTTLRTGQLTIPTGVVAQATAGQMSCSITINGEVRDEKSSDSSAVSCQVVVA
- a CDS encoding RND family transporter, producing the protein MYRFSLPVIVLWLAAAGALNLAVPQLETVIKGHARSFLPDDAASVQAIVKMGNYFGGAGTNNFVYLLLEGDAPLGTEAHQYYSSILSRINQDKKHVNSSMDLWSNPQFAPANESADGKAAYVLINLSGNMGTALAMESTQAIRDIIAEYPPPKGITAHLTGPSAVVNDELVSINDSILLLLISCGLLVGAILLLVYRNPITIAMPLLVAGAGLGVGRPIVAFLGEHQVIGVSIFASALLAVIVLGAGIDYGIFLLGRYQEARRAGEDPESAYYTALAGVQHIIIASGLTVAGATACMVFTRLAIFSTSGLPCTIAVIVTLAAALTLGPALLGLGSRLGYFEPRQEKSQRRWRRIATYVVRWPGPVLAGSLAVLALALLVIPGFRPSFNEQAAQPSDSPANLGFAASDRHLPPNIMAPSLFLIESDHDMRNSGDMIALAKLSNAVLNIPGINNVQGITRPLGAPLDQGALTSQAGYIGGRLTQMTNLLSQRITDLTALSGRVGQLSLTVKGLEQALQNGTRGATQIQAGATELRTSLAAVVQKVDTLRETARPAEDFVGSIPNCRDNEYCQAALTGFSLFDDLHRFDSLVGNLVNGTGALAQTLPQLGAQLSGLKAFIAQVNAVTVPLQSTLQVLVPQVTEITQFTDELSKSFAAGDPGSSFFLPSQAFDNPLFKNAMPFFFSTDGKVTRMIVTPDMEGFSREAMDLSAKIIPTALQAMKNTSLAGSTVSIGGPGGTLLNIEAFTREDFITSVVAAFAFVFCVVLILLRSLVAAIAVIGTVALSYLSALGLAIFVWQDIIGNPLHWSVAPLSFVFLVAVGADYNMLLVARFREEMYAGIKTGIIRSMANTGGVVTIAGLVFGFTMFAMIAGYAHNIAQLGTTVGLGLLLDTLIVRSFVIPSIATLLGRWFWWPVVVHDRATCRDAIPHSAHSADAPDRGRLVTTGGR